The genomic segment TGCATCGGATTTTGCGCGCTGAACGGTTTTTGCCCGGCAAGCAATTCGAAAAGACTGATGCCCAATGCATACAGGTCGCCGAGCGGCGAGGATGCCTGCGCTGAGCGGCCGGCCTGTTCCGGCGCGAGGTACGGAAGGCTGTTCTCGGAGCGTGGCAAGCCTTCGTCCGGCGACTCGTCGCTCAGCGCGGCGAACGCGAAACCGGTCAGCTTCACCGTGTTGTCGTTTCCGAGTATCAGATTATGCGGGCGGATATCCCGATGAACCAATCCTTGGCGATGCGCCTGGGCCAGTGCGACGCACGCCGCGATGGCCAGCTGGAGGAAGCGGTCGACTGAAAGCGTTGTGCTCGTGAGGGCCGACAGCGGTACGCCGTCGTCATCATCCAAGACCAGTACGGGTCCGTCCGGCATGCTCAGGCGCGCCAGTGGTATCACGGCCCAGCTGGGCTGCAGTCGTGGGCCGATTGCGTACTCCCGGTCGAGTCGGGCCAACCCCCAAAGGGACGCCTGCTGATTGGCACGTAGCATCAACCAGCCACGTCCGACAGACGCATCATGGGCACGCCAACGGGTCAGCTCACAACAACCATCGATTGCCTGCCACTGCAGACGGGCCAGCCAGGCGTCGTCAAAGCTCGGCATACGCGTCGGCATACGCGTCGGCGCTGCGAGTGGCGCGGCGGAAGACGGTTGCGTCGGTGCGTTCATGGGCGCTCCTTCAAGATGTTCGCCAGTGCCTCGATCAGCGCGTCGGCGGTGAACGGCTTTTTCAGCAATTGCACGGCGCCACCGGCCAGCGCTTGGCCAATCATCGTTTCGCTGGCGTGCGCCGACATGCAGATCACCGGCACGCTGTCGCCGGAGGCACGCAGCACAGCCAGCACATCTTGGCCGTGCATACCGGGCATCCACAGATCAAGAAGCACACAGGCGGCTCGTTGCCTCCAGGGCGAAGCCAGGAACAGATCGCCAGACTCGAAGCAGACCGGCTCGTAACCGGCCGATTTCAGCAAATTGGCGACACTCTTGCGGATGGAGCGCGCATCATCCACGACACAAACGGCTGGCATGTTCGGCCTTCGACAGGGAGCGGACAGGGGGCAAAGATCCGCATTGTGCGATCAGGCCGTCTGGACGTAGGGGACGGTGTCCGAGAGCAACTGCAGCACGCGACCCACCCGAACCAGGTCTACCAGAGTGCGCGCCCCGAGTTTTGTCATGACGTGCTTTTTATGCACCTTGACCGTCACTTCCTGCAGGCTGAGTCGGGCGGCGATCTCCTTGTTCAGTTGGCCCGCAATGAGGCCCAGAAATACCTGTTTCTCCCGTTCACTCAGGGTCGCGAAGCAGGCGCGTAGCGATGTCAGTTGCAGGCTCTGAGCGTGGCGCAGACGTGCCCGTGACATTGCTTCGCGTACTGCATCGAGCAGCTGCGCTTCGCCGATCGGCTTGGTGAGAAACCCTTCGGCACCTGCCTTCATCGCGCGAACCGACAATTCGATGGTGCCGTAGCCGGTCATGAACAGGATCGGGAAGGGCGCGTCGCGCCGGACGAGCTCTTGCTGCAAATCAAACCCGCTGCCTTCGCTTAACCGCACATCGAGTAGCAAACAGCCTGGCGCATCGAAGTTACAGACCCGCATGAAGGCCTCGGCCGAGGCATGGCTGGTGGC from the Stutzerimonas stutzeri genome contains:
- a CDS encoding response regulator transcription factor, whose product is MPAVCVVDDARSIRKSVANLLKSAGYEPVCFESGDLFLASPWRQRAACVLLDLWMPGMHGQDVLAVLRASGDSVPVICMSAHASETMIGQALAGGAVQLLKKPFTADALIEALANILKERP
- a CDS encoding response regulator yields the protein MIRLGEAWVSVERREVFREGASVRLGSRAFDILESLLAAPNRLVTKEELIDAAWPNTVVEENNLQVQISTLRKALGLDRNLLETVPRRGYRLNLLHSVQCGPAATVNASSNTATTPPVTADVHVIDDEPAVRAALVRQLRAAGISATSHASAEAFMRVCNFDAPGCLLLDVRLSEGSGFDLQQELVRRDAPFPILFMTGYGTIELSVRAMKAGAEGFLTKPIGEAQLLDAVREAMSRARLRHAQSLQLTSLRACFATLSEREKQVFLGLIAGQLNKEIAARLSLQEVTVKVHKKHVMTKLGARTLVDLVRVGRVLQLLSDTVPYVQTA